One region of Flavobacterium pisciphilum genomic DNA includes:
- a CDS encoding GSCFA domain-containing protein: MQFRTQMPISQSNTPLDYNSKVLSLGSCFAVNMAEKLDYFKFYNNCNPLGILFHPLAIEKLIDFAVLQKTFTENDVFFHNERWHSFDVHSDLSNVDKEDLIRNLNQIIKRTHQELTEATHIIITYGTSWVYRANESNAIVANCHKVPQKQFTKELLSVETIKESIKKTVDLIASINPEAKTIFTVSPVRHIKDGFIENQWSKSNLISSLHDTLNTENYKQQTAYFPSYEIMMDELRDYRFYAEDMLHPNQIAIDYIWERFSENYISKEGIAVKQEIYEIQKGLSHRSFNPDSEQHRAFLSKLNKRIKSIEENWPHIKF; the protein is encoded by the coding sequence ATGCAATTCAGAACTCAGATGCCTATTTCGCAAAGTAATACTCCACTTGATTATAATTCTAAAGTGTTGTCTTTAGGTTCTTGTTTTGCGGTGAATATGGCAGAGAAATTGGATTATTTTAAGTTCTATAATAATTGCAATCCGTTAGGGATTTTATTTCATCCACTAGCTATTGAAAAATTGATAGACTTTGCAGTTTTGCAAAAGACATTTACAGAAAATGATGTGTTTTTTCATAACGAACGTTGGCATTCGTTTGATGTGCATTCTGATTTAAGTAATGTGGATAAAGAAGATTTGATTCGTAATCTCAATCAGATTATAAAAAGGACACATCAAGAATTGACTGAAGCAACACATATTATTATAACATATGGAACTTCATGGGTATATCGTGCCAACGAGAGTAATGCAATAGTTGCCAATTGCCATAAAGTACCACAAAAGCAATTCACAAAAGAGCTTTTATCAGTTGAGACAATCAAAGAAAGTATTAAGAAAACAGTAGATTTAATTGCTTCAATAAATCCAGAAGCAAAAACCATTTTCACAGTATCTCCTGTTCGTCATATAAAAGATGGTTTTATCGAAAATCAATGGAGTAAATCCAATTTAATTTCTTCGTTACACGATACTCTGAATACTGAAAACTATAAACAGCAAACTGCATATTTTCCTTCGTATGAAATCATGATGGATGAACTTCGTGATTATCGATTTTATGCTGAAGATATGCTACATCCAAACCAAATTGCTATTGATTATATCTGGGAACGATTTAGTGAGAACTATATTTCTAAAGAAGGCATTGCCGTAAAGCAAGAGATTTACGAAATACAAAAAGGGTTATCGCATCGAAGTTTCAATCCAGACTCCGAACAACATCGTGCTTTTTTATCAAAACTGAATAAGAGAATAAAAAGTATAGAAGAAAATTGGCCGCATATCAAGTTTTAA